TCACTGTATTACTTTGTAAGTAATAGAAAATTCAAAAAGTAATGTAAAGCAATTCTTGTGTCTCATATAACAATAACGTCAGGACGAGGATGTTATTATTAACAAAGCGTATATTTGAATCAACCTTAAAAGTTTGATGAGTTATTACATATACTGTTGCTTgctgttcatgtgttttgagcaacatgatctcacggaaagtcctGATtaagatttggggtttgggttaggatgtcaaaaaatgtaacagaaagtgattctaaccccaagcgacaatggcaagaaaaaaacaaaaacaaagagaaaacaatacataaaatgacacgaaaaactatttatagaaatgtgtGTGAATGTGACGAAAAATacggaaaaaagctgaatttcatgccatggacacaaattgATCAAATTTAACGTGACTATAACGCgtctttccgtgagatcagtctggttTTAAAAGCTAATTCTCAGTTTAAcaattgaaattaaatatttttcagttAATCTCTAACTCTGTTACTATAGGAATATTTGGGCAGCGATTGGAGGACACTGTCCAGTATGAAAGAAAATTTGGTCCTCGCCTTGCCCCACTTATAGTCGAGCAGTGTGTGGATTTCATCAGGGAACAGGGACTTGATGAAGAAGGCCTTTTCCGGATGCCAGGCCAAGCCAATCTAGTGAAGGATCTTCAGGAGGCTTTTGATTGTGGAGATAAACCTCAGTTTGACAGGTACTGGGCAACTTTAAGCATGAGCATGGGTCAGACAGTCTTTAACTGTTCATGTACTAACtctataataattatttatagcAACACTGATGTCCACACCGTGGCTTCCCTGCTAAAGCTGTACCTCAGAGAGCTGCCCGAACCGGTCATTCCCTTCTCTAAATACGAGGACTTCCTTACTTGTGCTGAGCTTCTGGCCAAAGATGAAGAGGAGGTTAGTGACTTAATAGATATACGGTAATCTATGGTGTGTGTTTATCAGTGTGTAAACGTGgagaagaaaaataatgttgtactgtaaaatgctgcattttcgAATGGTTGTACTTTTGGACATTTGTTGTATTTGAAATCCATTTGGCAATGAAACCTAATCCAAAGAACGCAGCTGCTATGTTGGACTGAGCTCAAtgaattattacattttgcaaatgcatataaataagaCCTGGTAGTATTTCACCGATTTGACTTTTCTGAATTTATTTGTTAAATGATAGAGgagaaaaatattatttttgcattcaAACATGGAGCGATTGTTGTCAGTATGTAGTTTGTTGGCCAATATTCCTCCCACATATTTTGCAGCTGACATGATGAGACAGAAACCCAGATGAGGCTTAAagcttaaaggtatagttcacccaaaaatacaaatttctttcatcatttccacatgttgttctaaacctgtatgaatttctctttactgatgaacacaaaagaggatattttgataaatgatggtaagcacacagttgtaactattgacttccatattagaaaaacaaaaacaatggaattcaatgggttcGGTCAACTGTttgcatcatttattaaaatatcttcttctgtGTTCATCATAATACTTCCATTTTTATTCTACTATGGAcatcaatggttacaatcagatgtgggcttaccatcatttcaacttttgtgtttatcataaaaaagaaattcacacaggtttagaacaacatgaggatgagaaaacgATGACCGGAATTTCATTTTTTGCTGAACTATCATTATAAGTCAAAAATGGGGCTTGAGGATTTTAGTCCTGTGATCTTGCACATTACATTACATGTAAAATGTGCATGTACTTTGCAATAATACTATGTACCCGTATTCTAGTTTTTCATAAGTCTCTTTTTTTACTCTGGGTACTCATGTTAGATCCTTTGGAGATGCCACGTTGTCCTTCCCCAACTGTGTAGTGTATagattaactttaacacttcttgccatgaatatagatatagatgctggaatgccatcgataaataaatgaataaatccTGTTTATATATGAATAAATGCCTGTACTCAAATGCATTTATAATGGATAcacaaaaatagaccatttcaaaagatgtaaacaacactggtccagaaggacttcctgtttccgttttttcacactagataaacgttgggataaaataaaccaacagaacatataaacctgaattaactgaagttaaacaaacatcttaaagataataatatatgtgaaataaaaaaataactatcacaaactgtaacaggaagtgtttctggaccagtgttttttacatcatttgaactTTTCTATATAGGCTTATAATCTGTATGGGCAGATAAAAGCAAATTTTCACACTATGGGACATCGGccaatggtttaaaaacagcAGATGATCAGGGCAGATTATGTCCTGGCAATTAAAAGAGGAAAAACATAATAACttgtaaaaagcaaaactttcgGTAATGGCAGAAGATATTCTGAGTAATTTAAAATCGCATTGGCACAGATTTTTTTCTATTGGTGCATCCAAGTACAGCCGCTTTGTAcattttttgcaaattttttaaatgtgcaATAGAAAAACATTTGAATTGAATTACACTCATCTAGTATTCATATATACGGTTCACGGTCTGAATTGTTctcattctgggaaacaaattatataaaaatgataaataGTTTATTTCTTTTTAACCAAAAGACTTTGGGGTTGATTCAATGACTTCATGTTTACACAGGGAATACAAGAATTAGGGAAGCTGGTAAGGACTCTTCCAGCTGCCAATTACAACCTTCTAAAATACATATGCAAGTAGGTGTAACATATTTATTTTGAGACACATTTTTGTCAGTTCAGTGTTCAAGAATAAACTTAATCTTTATAGATTTCTGGATGAAGTGCAGTCTCACTCCCACGAAAACAAAATGGGTGTGCAGAACTTGGCCACTGTGTTTGGACCAAATATCCTTCGTCCTAAAATTGAGGACCCGGTAACTATCATGGAAGGTAAGCACTTATTTATTGAATTTAACTCATTAGCTTCAAAACTGTAAACCAGGAGATCAATGTAGAAATGTCACTTATATGTAAGCGATCACTGCAAAGCTGTTTTGCTACAATGCACAATTGtgaaaaaataatgtatttgcaCTACAGATATTAATTTAATTGCACCACAGATATAAATTTGAATTTAACTAATAAATAAGCCTAATTTAATAGAGATTACCCTTGTATATGTATTTTACAGGAACTTCCCTCGTGCAGCATCTTATGACAGTTCTTATTAGTAAGCATGATCATCTATATATTGAAAAAGAAGACTCAGAAACATCTCAGTGCCAGACAGAAGGAAGATTACAAGTCCAGCAACATCAGCAATCCAACCTGGTTGACTGGATCTCAGAGGAGGACCTCCATACCTGCCCACCCCCAGGGAAGAATGCTAGTCCCAGTGACAACCCAACCAACAGTAGTGCCTCATCTGCAGATGCCTCGCAGGTGGCTGTCGCCTCAAAATCCATTCCTCAGGGAAAAGGAGACACAGCTGTAAGTCCTAGTAAGCAAGCCAAGACACTGCCTGGGTGGAAGTACACCTTCAAAGGTCCCTCTCCACGTCCACAGTCCGCCAAAGTTGGTGGCTCCACAGTAGACGTGTCTACCGCCTCCAGTGGGAACTGGCTTATGAATGGGCTCTCCTCACTTCGGGGACACAGAAGGACCTCGTCCGGAGAACGTTCCAGAGATTCGGGTTCCTCTCAGAGATTGTCTACCTATGACAATGTCACGTCTTCATCGAGTCTGGGTAGTGTCTTGAGTATAGACAGCACGCCGTGGTCGAGCTCATCTTGTGAGATATCTGTCCCAGACTCAGCGAGTGACCCGTTGGGAATGGACTCCAGGGCGGAAGACAGGGTGCAGCCAGAACTAAGTACTCAAGAAACGCAGTCTGAGAAAGACGTAAAGTTCAATGACCAAGAAGACAATAGCGCTGCTGTGGAAAACTGCGCAGGGGGTCTGCTCTGCAATGAAAATGGGAACGTGGCACCAGTTATTAGGGTTGTGGATGAAGACTTTGAGGAAAGCCACTCGTCTTTGGCCAGCGAGGTGGCGGAGCTGAAAGAAGAACTGAGAAAGCAGAAACAGGCTTATGAATCGAGAATTAAAAAGTAAGGTTACTGTTTctcaaatgactgtttaaatcatttaaatgaatatttcACCCAACAAGGgacattttgtcatcattttctcactcttatgttgttacaaacctgaatacatttttatgttctgatgaacataaaggaagatattttaaggaatgtatGTAATTaaaccgatcagaagccccaATGACTTCCAcgtttttttcctactatggatgtcaattgggcttctgatcggtttggttacaaacattactcaaaatgtGTAATGTGTAATTGTGTAAATCAGTATAAAGAAATTTTTTATAAGCATGtaacaaaaattatttttatttttggataacctatccctttaaatgagcatttcacccatagaaacattcatctttattgaaagtgtgtcatatttgtagtcaaaatgtaacatacatttagaatttggtgcctatttgacagagaaaaggggtgtttgtagtctcaacccctcaacaaagatattggacttccttctttcaatgatgcaaaattatgatttttacatcactgaaagaaggaagtgcaacactgaaatctgtatttctcctgtctaagtggcaactgagaaaattatgattgaccattcaaaaatatgactggggttctaactatacaaagcttaatgcaaatgggtgaagtgtccctttaaaagggTTCAAATAATGAAGACTTGGATGAAGGTCTGCAAAACCATTTGGTCAAGCTAGTTTTGAATGAGCacacaatttaaaacaaaatctaTTTAACCCAAACTTTTTAGGCCATCTGTATGACTAATATGAATCATGCAGTACCCCAAATGACCATAATGCAGTGATTGGCAGATACAGGTGCATCTCAATAAATTAGAAGGTTGTGGAAAagttaatttatttcagtaattcAGCACAATCAATTGTGCAACTTGTGTATTAGATaaattaaacacacacagactgaaaatacttttttttttattgtgatgatTTTGGCTCACATTTAACAATTCAACCCACTAATCCACTATCTCAA
The Paramisgurnus dabryanus chromosome 1, PD_genome_1.1, whole genome shotgun sequence genome window above contains:
- the arhgap22b gene encoding rho GTPase-activating protein 22; protein product: MAAMLSPKIRQTRRARSKSMVMGEATRGPCRPTSPGLQEGALKAGWLKKQRSIMKNWQLRWFVLRADHLYFYKDEEETKPQGCISLKGSQVNELTANPEEPGRHLFEIVPGGEKDKAAISHESFLLMANSQSDMDDWVKAIRRVIWAPFGGGIFGQRLEDTVQYERKFGPRLAPLIVEQCVDFIREQGLDEEGLFRMPGQANLVKDLQEAFDCGDKPQFDSNTDVHTVASLLKLYLRELPEPVIPFSKYEDFLTCAELLAKDEEEGIQELGKLVRTLPAANYNLLKYICKFLDEVQSHSHENKMGVQNLATVFGPNILRPKIEDPVTIMEGTSLVQHLMTVLISKHDHLYIEKEDSETSQCQTEGRLQVQQHQQSNLVDWISEEDLHTCPPPGKNASPSDNPTNSSASSADASQVAVASKSIPQGKGDTAVSPSKQAKTLPGWKYTFKGPSPRPQSAKVGGSTVDVSTASSGNWLMNGLSSLRGHRRTSSGERSRDSGSSQRLSTYDNVTSSSSLGSVLSIDSTPWSSSSCEISVPDSASDPLGMDSRAEDRVQPELSTQETQSEKDVKFNDQEDNSAAVENCAGGLLCNENGNVAPVIRVVDEDFEESHSSLASEVAELKEELRKQKQAYESRIKKLEESSAAMCAQMERLEQEMEQERKRKKMLEIKLRNSERAREDAENRNHLLEKEMEDFFSTLGDMALGSRTSDI